In one Ferroacidibacillus organovorans genomic region, the following are encoded:
- a CDS encoding ribose-phosphate diphosphokinase — protein sequence MIEEGQMSHGFRLYAGSSHQALATQVARELSTDLGSVHLSQFKSGELYAHFPESVRGVDVYLLQSFSPPINDHFVELLLMIDALKRSSAGRINVIIPYFGYGRQEKQGEAREPISAKVLADVLTTVGAHRIITIDLHAAAIQGFFNIPVDHLSALSVLAQEVRAMNLEDAVIVSPDAGRAKTAEKFAAMLDLPMAIMHKGRPQHNEAVITHLIGDVKGKTPIVIEDIIDTGGTIVQVVENLLAMGARPNAVLCATHGVFSSPAETRLEHTGIAQVLVTDSLPLRPEMRNLPIKVLPIAPLLAEVIGRVHNNQALSSM from the coding sequence ATGATTGAAGAAGGACAAATGTCTCACGGTTTTCGACTTTATGCAGGGTCATCCCATCAAGCGTTGGCCACGCAAGTGGCTCGCGAATTGTCGACGGATTTGGGCTCTGTCCATTTGTCCCAATTCAAAAGCGGAGAACTGTACGCACATTTTCCCGAGAGTGTGCGCGGGGTCGATGTCTATCTATTGCAGTCGTTTAGTCCACCGATCAACGATCACTTCGTTGAGCTTTTGCTCATGATCGATGCGCTCAAACGCAGTTCTGCTGGCCGGATCAACGTCATTATTCCGTACTTTGGCTATGGTCGACAAGAGAAACAAGGTGAGGCGCGTGAGCCGATTTCTGCAAAAGTTTTGGCAGACGTCTTAACGACGGTGGGTGCCCATCGCATCATCACCATTGATTTGCACGCTGCTGCAATTCAGGGATTTTTCAACATTCCAGTGGATCATCTCAGCGCGCTTTCTGTGCTTGCTCAAGAAGTTCGCGCAATGAACCTCGAAGATGCGGTGATTGTCTCGCCTGACGCCGGGCGTGCCAAGACTGCCGAAAAGTTTGCCGCGATGCTCGACTTGCCAATGGCGATTATGCACAAAGGGCGACCACAACATAATGAAGCGGTAATCACGCATTTGATTGGCGATGTCAAGGGAAAAACGCCGATTGTGATCGAAGATATTATCGACACGGGTGGCACGATCGTGCAGGTGGTTGAGAATTTGCTGGCGATGGGCGCTCGCCCGAACGCCGTTCTCTGTGCAACGCATGGCGTCTTTTCGTCACCTGCCGAAACGCGCTTAGAGCATACAGGAATCGCACAGGTTTTAGTGACCGACAGCCTTCCGCTTAGGCCTGAGATGAGGAATTTGCCGATCAAAGTGTTGCCGATCGCTCCGCTTCTTGCTGAAGTGATCGGACGTGTCCACAACAATCAAGCACTCAGCTCCATGTAA
- a CDS encoding DUF1294 domain-containing protein, producing MSWCIALSALSFFLMLYDKRASKRRKRRRIRERTLLLLTVGGGGLGTWLAMKAFRHKTRHNSFRVLAPVSSIVWVILALYLLDRGVL from the coding sequence GTGTCTTGGTGTATTGCGCTATCTGCACTCTCTTTCTTTCTTATGTTGTATGATAAACGCGCGTCAAAAAGGCGCAAGCGACGAAGAATCCGAGAGCGCACATTGCTTTTGCTCACCGTAGGCGGTGGCGGCCTAGGTACTTGGCTTGCCATGAAGGCATTCCGCCACAAAACAAGGCACAATTCGTTTCGGGTTCTCGCGCCTGTCAGTTCGATTGTTTGGGTGATTCTCGCGCTCTACCTTCTTGATCGCGGTGTTCTTTAA
- a CDS encoding FAD-linked oxidase C-terminal domain-containing protein, with protein sequence MVTEYVLRKLEEILGAANVYASPAQVKAYECDGYVAFKSLPGAVVFPESTEDVSRILKLLSEERVPYVARGAGTGLTGGATPTRGDVVISLAKMDRLLSLDLDNHRAVVQPGFVNLELTKRVSGRSFYYAPDPSSQSVCTIGGNFAENAGGSHCLKYGVTTNHVTAATVVLPDGEIVELGSSFGDADGLDLLGLFVGSEGTLGIATEITVKILKKPQAVQTIMALFDRVEDASASVSGFIAEGIIPAACEMMDQLAMQAVDKSRYHVGYPSDVEAVLIVEVDGLEASVRALSQRVMDVCLKNGVREVRSAKSEEERALWWSSRKMAFPAIGRISPDYMVQDGVIPRSRLADVLKRIESISQTSGLRIANVFHAGDGNLHPLICYDSKKGETEIAQDVGRQILELCVDVGGSITGEHGVGIEKIVEMQYQFTQEELALQQAIRDQLDPKGLCNAGKLIPTPSRCMEMKGVAHPTVSSMEQILSASASVQTHIAR encoded by the coding sequence ATGGTAACTGAATATGTATTACGTAAACTCGAAGAAATTCTTGGTGCGGCAAATGTCTATGCGTCACCGGCGCAGGTGAAAGCGTATGAGTGTGACGGTTATGTGGCATTTAAATCATTGCCCGGCGCGGTCGTTTTTCCTGAATCGACGGAGGATGTATCGCGCATTCTGAAGTTGCTCAGTGAAGAGCGAGTTCCATATGTGGCGCGCGGGGCAGGGACAGGGCTCACCGGCGGTGCAACGCCTACGCGCGGTGACGTCGTGATCAGTTTGGCAAAAATGGATCGTTTGCTTTCCTTGGATCTTGACAACCATCGGGCCGTGGTACAACCGGGCTTTGTCAATCTGGAGCTTACAAAGCGCGTTTCAGGTCGATCGTTTTATTATGCGCCAGACCCTTCTAGCCAATCGGTTTGTACGATTGGCGGCAATTTTGCAGAGAATGCCGGAGGATCGCACTGTTTGAAATACGGAGTGACCACCAATCACGTGACGGCAGCGACCGTTGTGCTGCCCGACGGGGAGATTGTCGAACTCGGTTCCAGCTTTGGAGATGCGGACGGACTTGATCTTCTCGGACTCTTTGTCGGCTCCGAAGGAACGCTTGGCATCGCGACAGAGATCACGGTGAAGATTCTAAAGAAACCGCAGGCTGTCCAGACGATCATGGCGCTTTTTGACCGCGTCGAGGATGCTTCTGCGAGTGTTTCCGGATTCATTGCGGAAGGGATCATTCCGGCTGCGTGCGAGATGATGGATCAACTGGCGATGCAGGCGGTCGACAAAAGCCGGTATCACGTTGGGTATCCAAGCGATGTCGAGGCGGTGTTGATCGTTGAGGTTGACGGACTGGAAGCGAGTGTGCGGGCACTTTCTCAGCGTGTGATGGATGTGTGTTTAAAAAATGGTGTGCGTGAGGTGCGGTCAGCCAAGAGTGAGGAAGAGCGCGCGCTCTGGTGGAGCAGTCGCAAAATGGCGTTTCCAGCTATTGGGAGAATTTCTCCGGATTATATGGTGCAAGACGGAGTCATTCCACGCTCTCGGTTGGCAGATGTACTGAAGCGTATTGAGTCGATCAGTCAAACGTCAGGGTTACGCATTGCAAACGTATTTCACGCAGGGGATGGAAATCTTCACCCGCTGATCTGTTACGACAGCAAAAAAGGGGAAACAGAGATCGCGCAGGATGTGGGGAGACAGATCCTTGAACTTTGTGTGGACGTGGGGGGAAGCATCACGGGCGAGCACGGTGTCGGTATCGAGAAAATCGTAGAGATGCAGTATCAGTTCACGCAAGAAGAACTGGCACTGCAACAGGCAATTCGCGATCAACTCGACCCAAAGGGGTTATGCAATGCTGGCAAACTCATCCCAACGCCGTCGCGATGCATGGAGATGAAAGGTGTCGCGCACCCAACGGTTAGTTCTATGGAACAGATTCTCAGTGCGTCTGCATCAGTGCAGACGCACATCGCAAGGTGA
- a CDS encoding response regulator transcription factor encodes MPKILLVEDDVELANAVISLLDEEGFDADWVQDGDEALHAARSGAYDVALMDVMIPSRDGLSVVARLRKDGERLPVMMLTARDSLSDRVRGLETGADDYLVKPFAGTELIARLRALLRRVGGQEWDDPDLLTYGPLSFSVSARELTIEHTGEFVVLPPKEAVLLEMFLRHPNRILTRSQLMDRVWGFEGDVLENTLESYVSRLRKRLENEGCPTIQTIRGLGYRLQKLP; translated from the coding sequence TTGCCGAAAATTTTGCTCGTCGAAGATGATGTTGAACTGGCAAATGCCGTCATTAGCTTGCTTGACGAAGAAGGATTTGACGCGGATTGGGTGCAAGATGGCGATGAGGCGCTTCATGCCGCGCGTTCAGGCGCGTATGACGTCGCGCTTATGGATGTGATGATTCCATCGCGGGATGGTTTGTCTGTTGTCGCCCGCCTTCGTAAAGACGGGGAGCGTTTACCAGTCATGATGCTGACGGCGCGCGACAGCCTGTCGGATCGTGTGCGCGGTTTGGAAACTGGCGCAGATGATTATTTAGTCAAGCCATTTGCCGGTACAGAGTTGATCGCGCGATTGCGCGCACTTTTGCGCAGGGTCGGTGGCCAAGAGTGGGATGACCCGGATCTGCTGACGTATGGTCCTCTCAGTTTTTCGGTCAGCGCACGCGAACTGACGATAGAACACACGGGTGAGTTTGTCGTTCTCCCTCCAAAAGAAGCGGTTCTTCTTGAAATGTTTTTGCGTCATCCCAACCGCATCCTGACACGTTCCCAATTGATGGATCGCGTGTGGGGATTTGAGGGGGATGTGCTTGAAAATACTCTTGAATCCTACGTGTCAAGGCTTCGCAAACGATTGGAGAATGAAGGATGTCCCACGATCCAAACCATTCGCGGGCTAGGGTATCGTCTGCAGAAATTGCCCTGA
- a CDS encoding MDR family MFS transporter has translation MSSVDTTSINPPAPHLGIKHRGILISGLLIAMLFGALDQTIVGTAMPRIVGDLGGLSYMTWLTTAYMLTSTTVVPIAGKLADLLGRKIVYVTGILIFMIGSALSGMSGSMGQLILFRGFQGIGGGVMMPMAMIIIGDMFTGKERAKWQGIFGAIFGLSSVIGPQIGGFIVDASSWRWVFYINLPVAAIAVVLISLGLHRHERKAAVKFDIAGIVTMIIGVVSMLLALTFGGKSEPWLSWQILSLFALSVISLISFGVIENKASEPILPLHLFKNKVFSLINGIGFLMSVGMFGSIMFVPLFLQGILGVSPATSGTAMTPMMITMIIGSILGGRLVTKFGVKLQLAIGMIIMAAGFLLLSTLTLHSTAWTVSGEMIILGLGMGLVMPILTTALQESFPKRDLGVVTSSSQFFRSIGGTFGMTILGAVLNNTSSSLLSKNVGPFLSHAPNSPLISGLKSMIQTNAQGLYSSLLNPAALSKMPALFIRDVVPAIKQALVESLHSVFLTGLVFVLLGTILTLFLGKVRISERHQPENTESGLS, from the coding sequence ATGTCAAGCGTCGACACAACCTCAATCAATCCTCCCGCCCCACATCTAGGAATTAAACATCGCGGCATCCTGATCTCGGGTCTACTCATTGCTATGCTGTTCGGCGCACTGGATCAAACCATCGTGGGAACAGCCATGCCCCGCATCGTCGGCGACTTGGGCGGGCTCTCTTATATGACATGGCTGACAACCGCCTACATGCTAACTTCCACGACCGTAGTCCCAATTGCCGGGAAATTGGCCGATTTGCTGGGGCGAAAAATTGTCTATGTGACGGGAATACTCATTTTTATGATCGGATCTGCACTAAGCGGCATGTCAGGCTCCATGGGGCAACTCATTCTTTTTCGCGGATTCCAAGGGATTGGCGGCGGTGTGATGATGCCGATGGCCATGATTATCATCGGCGATATGTTTACAGGTAAAGAACGCGCCAAGTGGCAAGGAATTTTTGGGGCCATTTTCGGGCTCTCTTCCGTCATCGGACCACAGATCGGCGGCTTTATTGTTGACGCATCCAGTTGGCGATGGGTGTTTTATATCAATCTCCCTGTCGCGGCAATCGCCGTCGTTCTCATTTCACTCGGACTCCATCGCCACGAGCGCAAAGCCGCAGTGAAGTTTGACATCGCCGGGATCGTCACCATGATCATCGGTGTCGTCAGCATGCTTCTCGCGCTTACCTTTGGCGGGAAAAGTGAACCGTGGCTCTCTTGGCAGATCTTGTCGCTCTTTGCGCTATCTGTCATCTCGCTCATCAGTTTTGGCGTCATCGAGAACAAAGCGTCCGAACCGATCCTTCCACTCCACTTGTTCAAAAACAAGGTGTTCAGTCTAATCAACGGAATTGGCTTTCTCATGAGTGTCGGCATGTTCGGCTCCATCATGTTCGTACCGCTATTTTTGCAAGGCATTCTCGGGGTGAGCCCTGCCACATCTGGCACTGCGATGACTCCGATGATGATTACGATGATCATAGGGAGCATTCTCGGTGGACGTCTTGTCACAAAATTCGGCGTCAAGCTGCAATTGGCAATCGGCATGATCATTATGGCCGCCGGGTTTCTTCTTTTGTCAACGCTCACGCTACACAGCACCGCGTGGACCGTCTCCGGAGAGATGATCATTCTCGGACTTGGCATGGGACTTGTCATGCCGATTCTGACGACTGCCTTGCAAGAAAGCTTCCCAAAACGCGATCTCGGCGTCGTCACATCATCCAGTCAATTCTTTCGCTCCATCGGCGGAACGTTTGGAATGACTATCTTGGGCGCCGTGCTCAATAACACGTCAAGCTCACTGCTTTCAAAAAATGTAGGACCATTTCTGAGTCACGCCCCGAATAGTCCTCTGATAAGCGGCCTGAAATCTATGATTCAAACAAACGCTCAGGGGCTTTATTCATCCCTGCTCAATCCAGCCGCACTCAGCAAAATGCCAGCCCTTTTTATCCGCGATGTCGTACCTGCGATCAAACAGGCGCTCGTCGAATCCCTGCACAGCGTATTTCTCACCGGCCTTGTCTTTGTACTGTTGGGAACCATTCTCACCTTGTTCTTGGGCAAGGTCCGGATCTCAGAACGCCATCAACCAGAAAACACGGAATCAGGGCTTTCCTAA
- a CDS encoding (Fe-S)-binding protein, whose product MSTQIEAMVRQTSFPFADAPDPAKFSVCVHCGFCLEVCPTYQEESNESHSPRGRVYLIKLASEGLIPLDEGVVSPVETCLDCRACESVCPSGVQVGALIEEARGQVYLARVENKKASGIQKLFLRGIFPYPARLHALGSLLRFYQRSGMQRIVRGTGLLRVLPDAMREMEGVMPEISAQRALTTLPERIPVAQPKRSVGLFTGCVMDVFFSQINEATARVLTKNHIEVHVPKRQLCCGALHVHAGDREQARQLAKTNIDVFLEEGVERIIINAAGCGAALKEYPELFKDDPVWHEKAVDFSARVRDISELLVEENFEKPKGRVERRVTYHDACHLCHAQGIRKEPRAILQSIPGVTLVPLPDSERCCGSAGIYNLTHPEMAGNLLERKMDDLPETIDAVVMGNPGCMLQLRLGVKKRQQDLDVLHTVELLDASYQKEGVTYGN is encoded by the coding sequence ATGAGCACGCAAATCGAGGCGATGGTGCGACAGACTTCTTTTCCCTTTGCGGATGCGCCTGATCCAGCTAAATTTTCAGTTTGTGTTCACTGCGGATTCTGTCTTGAGGTCTGTCCTACGTATCAAGAGGAGTCCAATGAGAGTCACTCGCCGCGCGGGCGGGTCTACTTGATTAAACTCGCGTCAGAAGGATTGATTCCACTTGATGAAGGTGTAGTTTCACCTGTCGAGACTTGTCTTGACTGTCGCGCGTGCGAATCGGTCTGTCCATCGGGCGTACAAGTCGGGGCACTGATAGAAGAGGCGCGCGGGCAGGTCTATCTAGCTCGCGTTGAAAACAAGAAGGCGTCTGGCATTCAAAAGCTTTTTCTGCGCGGAATTTTTCCCTATCCGGCGCGTTTGCATGCACTGGGGAGTCTGTTGCGCTTTTATCAGCGTTCGGGAATGCAGCGCATCGTGCGTGGCACAGGACTGCTGCGCGTTTTGCCTGACGCGATGCGTGAAATGGAAGGCGTCATGCCGGAGATCAGCGCGCAGCGGGCGCTTACAACACTGCCTGAACGAATTCCTGTCGCCCAACCGAAAAGAAGTGTCGGACTTTTTACGGGGTGCGTGATGGATGTCTTTTTTTCTCAGATCAATGAGGCGACTGCGCGTGTCTTAACGAAAAATCACATTGAGGTGCACGTTCCAAAACGGCAGCTGTGCTGCGGAGCTTTGCATGTTCACGCGGGAGATCGCGAACAGGCGCGACAACTCGCGAAAACAAATATTGATGTGTTTCTCGAAGAAGGCGTTGAGCGGATCATCATCAATGCGGCGGGGTGTGGGGCAGCGCTCAAAGAATACCCGGAGCTTTTTAAAGATGATCCTGTATGGCATGAGAAAGCAGTGGACTTCTCTGCGCGCGTGCGGGATATCTCGGAACTTTTGGTAGAAGAAAATTTCGAAAAACCAAAAGGGCGTGTCGAGCGCCGCGTAACTTACCATGACGCATGCCATCTCTGCCATGCACAAGGCATTCGCAAAGAGCCACGCGCTATTTTACAGTCCATTCCAGGCGTTACCCTTGTGCCTTTACCTGATTCGGAACGTTGCTGTGGGAGTGCAGGGATCTATAACTTGACACACCCCGAAATGGCAGGGAATCTTTTAGAGCGAAAAATGGATGACCTTCCGGAAACCATTGATGCGGTTGTGATGGGAAACCCTGGCTGCATGTTGCAACTCCGTTTGGGTGTAAAAAAACGTCAGCAAGATCTTGATGTGCTGCATACGGTAGAACTGCTCGACGCTTCTTATCAAAAGGAGGGCGTCACCTATGGTAACTGA
- a CDS encoding ferric reductase-like transmembrane domain-containing protein → MKSLGTVLYTGVLSVLFITLVVFGTHTNTGAYARMTPWLLARAAGITAYVLMTVLVIFGLILSSVPNKEALKGTKYLLPIHRLMSLFLIYFLVIHVVSLLLDAYAHVNLMGAFIPFTAGYRPLYVGIGTLALYATIFMAGTARFTRILPRGKWLTVHRVALVTWILSFLHGVMAGSDSRALTMLYQGSLLAIVAMVILRYVFVSNRRNRDQARARL, encoded by the coding sequence ATGAAATCACTGGGAACCGTTTTATACACAGGGGTTTTGAGTGTTCTTTTTATCACGCTTGTCGTTTTTGGAACACATACAAACACGGGCGCGTATGCCCGCATGACACCCTGGTTGCTCGCGCGCGCAGCGGGGATCACCGCATATGTTCTGATGACCGTCCTCGTGATCTTTGGCTTGATTCTATCGAGTGTGCCCAATAAAGAGGCGTTGAAAGGAACGAAATATCTTTTACCGATCCACAGGCTCATGAGCCTTTTTCTCATTTATTTTTTAGTGATTCACGTGGTGTCCCTTCTTCTTGACGCTTATGCGCATGTCAATCTGATGGGGGCGTTCATTCCTTTTACAGCAGGGTATCGCCCGCTTTATGTGGGGATTGGCACACTCGCGCTTTATGCGACCATTTTCATGGCTGGTACGGCGCGCTTCACACGAATTTTACCGCGCGGGAAATGGCTGACCGTCCATCGCGTCGCACTCGTGACATGGATTTTGTCTTTTTTGCACGGAGTGATGGCAGGCAGTGACAGTCGTGCACTGACGATGCTCTATCAGGGGAGTCTTCTTGCGATCGTTGCGATGGTCATCCTTCGGTATGTGTTCGTGAGCAACCGTCGCAATCGAGATCAAGCGCGCGCCCGTCTCTAG
- a CDS encoding sensor histidine kinase: MSHDPNHSRARVSSAEIALIRAQRLRLALVNAVVLLMIWSILSVFVYILVVNQTSSTLDQRLVTYAERLREAFVHFPLPEQGYEEHLPSPPHQVGGTTYVPYLHELNEIAGSDHAFQWAVWRASNWKLLSSGDVSPTLERVLIAYAKKGNLKNLFNLHVGGQTYRFMQINSQHTGLVLQIFEDVSAQREVFQRLLIMLLFGGVAAVILSILGGYSLGLWTLRPLMAARRREREFTADLSHELRTPLTVMATNLELLLRHVDEPLAQHLPWIEGIYRETKRMTRMTEEILDMARLESGGFVELVDTDLSELADEVFALYEPVAEEKGLTLTVALEKDVHCMGDRTRLRQILFILLDNAIKYTDRGTIALQTQVRGNVAEIVVRDTGIGIRAEILPRVTERFVRAEPSRQRTTSSGLGLSIASRIVEAHQGRLFLKSTPGVGTEVKVRLPKSSA, translated from the coding sequence ATGTCCCACGATCCAAACCATTCGCGGGCTAGGGTATCGTCTGCAGAAATTGCCCTGATCAGGGCACAGCGCCTTCGCCTTGCACTTGTCAATGCGGTTGTCCTTTTGATGATTTGGTCGATTCTCTCTGTCTTTGTGTATATCCTTGTGGTCAATCAGACCTCAAGCACACTGGATCAGCGTTTAGTCACGTACGCTGAACGGTTGCGTGAGGCGTTTGTCCATTTTCCGCTTCCGGAGCAGGGCTACGAGGAGCACCTTCCCTCGCCGCCACATCAGGTGGGCGGAACGACCTATGTACCGTATCTTCATGAGTTGAATGAAATCGCGGGATCTGATCACGCGTTTCAGTGGGCTGTGTGGCGCGCAAGCAATTGGAAGTTGCTATCAAGCGGCGATGTATCGCCTACGCTTGAGCGTGTGCTTATTGCGTACGCGAAAAAGGGGAACCTAAAAAACCTCTTTAATCTTCACGTGGGCGGACAGACGTACCGCTTTATGCAAATCAATTCTCAACACACCGGGCTTGTCCTGCAAATCTTTGAAGATGTCAGCGCTCAGCGTGAAGTGTTTCAACGCTTATTGATCATGCTCTTGTTTGGCGGTGTCGCGGCAGTCATTCTCTCAATTTTGGGAGGTTACTCGCTGGGGCTTTGGACACTTCGCCCACTCATGGCTGCGCGCCGACGGGAGCGAGAGTTTACGGCGGATTTATCACACGAACTGCGCACACCACTTACGGTGATGGCTACCAATCTTGAACTCTTGCTGCGCCACGTTGATGAACCGCTTGCGCAACATTTACCCTGGATTGAAGGAATTTATAGAGAAACGAAGCGAATGACGCGGATGACGGAAGAAATTTTGGATATGGCTCGACTTGAGTCTGGCGGGTTTGTGGAATTGGTGGATACGGACCTGTCGGAACTCGCGGATGAAGTATTTGCGCTGTATGAGCCAGTTGCTGAAGAAAAGGGGCTTACGCTTACCGTCGCACTTGAAAAAGACGTTCATTGTATGGGGGATCGAACGCGTTTGCGGCAAATTCTCTTTATTTTGTTAGACAATGCCATAAAATATACGGATCGCGGTACGATTGCACTACAAACGCAAGTTCGTGGAAACGTGGCGGAAATTGTTGTGCGAGATACAGGGATAGGTATCCGCGCTGAAATTTTGCCGCGTGTCACGGAACGGTTTGTCCGCGCAGAACCGTCGCGACAGCGTACGACATCTAGCGGATTAGGACTTTCCATCGCCAGTCGCATTGTCGAGGCGCATCAGGGGCGGCTTTTTCTAAAGAGTACCCCTGGCGTGGGAACGGAGGTTAAAGTGAGATTGCCAAAAAGTTCTGCATAG
- a CDS encoding FAD-binding oxidoreductase: MEHPFETALMRIIGQDRVSKLMIHGKPMWIATPGAIEEVVSLVRLASEYGKSVAAVGAKKQFDLHRDDEQVDLWIETAQLCSIIEYSPEDMVITVGAGMRLRDLQNELSNYHQFLPIDPIGGDDETLGSIVAANAWGPSRALYGTLRDHVIGTRTVLANGDVVRTGGRVVKNVAGYDLTKLLVGSFGSLGVMVEITFRVRPLPAQRTAVILSGSVDDVNHARAALMDSALIPSAFECANAPLAHALELSLGAKDALWLAVGCDEPVEGTAFQESVLREWSLAYSLEFMTLSPEQTSDLWRGYHHTLRNADVVLRVQGKPSVLIPLMGALSVTLDGQSVWMSACVPAGVLRVFFAAGDGTAQDVSSCVSQLSAYEVTLNYEKRPLDHSDYPKLDTPDAASGAKQTVHRHIYQAFDPAGLFSKTRIGGAK; the protein is encoded by the coding sequence ATGGAGCATCCTTTTGAAACCGCATTGATGAGGATCATCGGTCAAGATCGCGTAAGTAAACTCATGATTCATGGAAAGCCGATGTGGATCGCGACGCCAGGTGCGATTGAGGAGGTAGTCTCTCTCGTGCGACTGGCGAGTGAGTATGGCAAGTCGGTTGCAGCTGTGGGGGCCAAAAAGCAGTTTGACCTGCATAGAGATGATGAGCAAGTGGATTTGTGGATCGAGACTGCACAGTTGTGCTCAATCATCGAGTATTCCCCTGAAGATATGGTTATCACGGTTGGGGCAGGAATGCGCTTGCGGGATTTGCAAAATGAACTGTCAAACTACCATCAGTTCTTGCCGATTGATCCGATCGGGGGAGATGACGAGACGCTTGGAAGCATCGTCGCTGCCAATGCCTGGGGCCCATCGCGCGCGCTTTACGGGACGCTGCGCGATCATGTGATTGGTACGCGCACCGTCTTGGCAAATGGAGATGTGGTGCGCACAGGGGGACGTGTTGTAAAAAACGTCGCAGGGTACGATCTTACAAAGCTATTGGTCGGATCGTTTGGATCGCTTGGCGTGATGGTTGAAATCACATTCCGCGTGCGGCCACTTCCCGCGCAGCGCACAGCGGTGATTCTTTCGGGTTCTGTTGACGATGTGAATCACGCCCGCGCAGCACTTATGGATTCTGCGCTGATTCCGAGCGCTTTTGAGTGCGCAAATGCACCGTTGGCGCACGCATTGGAGCTTTCTTTGGGTGCGAAAGACGCGCTATGGCTTGCAGTAGGATGTGATGAACCTGTGGAAGGCACGGCGTTTCAAGAGAGCGTATTGCGTGAGTGGAGTTTGGCATATTCACTCGAATTTATGACGCTCTCGCCTGAACAGACCAGTGATTTGTGGAGAGGTTATCACCATACACTGCGCAACGCGGACGTCGTTTTGCGCGTTCAAGGGAAACCGTCCGTTTTGATCCCTCTCATGGGCGCGCTTTCAGTTACTTTGGATGGCCAGTCCGTGTGGATGTCTGCCTGTGTTCCGGCAGGCGTTTTGCGCGTATTTTTTGCTGCAGGCGATGGCACCGCACAAGACGTGTCTTCGTGTGTGTCGCAACTCTCTGCTTATGAAGTCACCCTGAACTATGAAAAACGACCTCTTGACCATAGTGATTACCCTAAATTGGATACGCCAGACGCCGCGTCTGGCGCGAAGCAAACGGTTCACCGCCATATCTATCAAGCGTTTGATCCTGCGGGTCTCTTTTCCAAAACACGGATCGGAGGTGCAAAGTGA
- a CDS encoding glycerate kinase, producing MRIVIAPDSFKSACSAVLVARAMARGCQAAFPDAQILELPLADGGEGTQDALLAATHGCAVPLALLDAHLRPFKSSFGVLGDKKTAVLELARVCGLPLLAEAEKDPLETSTFGFGIMMREALRKGYQRFLVGLGGSSTNDGGLGFLTALGALFFDERGNAVEPRGKNLQKVAVADFTELDPILKHVSITVLSDVDNPLLGTRGATRVYGLQKGATQDAIEQLEAGMENFSEIVEKALDGTWSKMPGAGAAGGMGFALLALGARLTSGAKYLADVVALRETIQTADVVLTGEGQSDAQTAYGKLPGLVGAIAAECGVPAFLLSGSLGAGYEVLYDRFAGIRSIQQRPLSLEDCLPHTAAFLEAAAFDIIHAHHHAVKR from the coding sequence ATGCGGATTGTGATCGCACCTGATTCCTTCAAATCTGCGTGTTCTGCTGTCTTGGTGGCGCGTGCGATGGCGCGCGGATGTCAGGCTGCCTTTCCCGATGCACAGATCCTTGAACTGCCGCTTGCAGACGGTGGGGAAGGAACACAGGATGCGCTGCTTGCGGCGACTCACGGGTGTGCTGTACCGCTCGCTTTGCTTGATGCGCATTTGCGGCCGTTTAAGTCTTCTTTTGGGGTGCTGGGAGACAAAAAAACTGCTGTGTTAGAACTCGCGAGAGTGTGCGGATTACCGCTGCTGGCAGAAGCCGAGAAAGATCCACTTGAGACATCGACATTTGGCTTCGGGATCATGATGCGTGAGGCGCTGCGTAAAGGTTATCAGAGGTTTTTGGTGGGGCTTGGCGGGAGCTCGACGAATGACGGCGGCCTCGGTTTTTTGACGGCGCTTGGCGCTCTATTTTTTGACGAACGTGGCAACGCGGTGGAACCGCGCGGAAAAAACTTGCAGAAGGTGGCTGTGGCTGACTTTACAGAGCTTGATCCCATCCTCAAACATGTGAGCATCACAGTATTGTCTGATGTCGACAATCCGCTGTTGGGAACTCGCGGTGCGACGCGTGTGTATGGACTGCAAAAAGGCGCGACGCAGGATGCGATCGAACAACTTGAAGCAGGAATGGAGAATTTCTCAGAAATTGTCGAGAAGGCGCTTGATGGGACTTGGTCGAAAATGCCGGGAGCGGGAGCGGCTGGCGGAATGGGTTTTGCGTTGCTCGCGCTCGGGGCGCGACTCACGTCTGGCGCCAAATATCTCGCAGATGTGGTTGCTCTGCGTGAAACGATCCAAACGGCAGATGTGGTTCTTACAGGCGAGGGGCAGTCGGATGCGCAGACCGCGTATGGAAAACTGCCTGGTCTGGTTGGTGCGATCGCAGCCGAATGTGGTGTTCCCGCGTTCTTGCTCTCGGGCTCACTCGGCGCGGGCTACGAAGTGCTCTATGATCGTTTTGCAGGGATTCGCTCGATTCAACAGCGGCCGCTCTCTCTTGAGGATTGCCTGCCACATACGGCTGCTTTTTTAGAGGCAGCCGCATTTGACATCATCCACGCACATCATCACGCTGTCAAAAGGTAA